The following proteins are co-located in the Trichormus variabilis 0441 genome:
- a CDS encoding energy-coupling factor transporter transmembrane component T family protein: MLKMALPLRLHLSLVIVVGTALLKHHAWYWLSAYAAIALIWVAVLRVSLPKLGGLVGTELVFLSVVALPLGWERASFLLIRSLVCLIAMNSFLLTLPPHSFGIALKSLPVPSALKENLLLTGQYLEILLSEVTRMQRSAQLRGLKGAGGWLRYASSAMIGTLYIRSLERAERVYAAMVIRGYNGQLPIDFTFKAKERFALIFAWAIAAFFTFTSYL; this comes from the coding sequence ATGCTTAAAATGGCTTTGCCGTTACGCTTACATCTATCCTTGGTGATTGTTGTCGGGACAGCCTTACTCAAGCATCACGCTTGGTACTGGTTGAGTGCTTATGCTGCGATCGCCTTAATTTGGGTAGCAGTATTGCGTGTATCCCTACCCAAATTAGGAGGATTGGTAGGTACAGAATTAGTCTTCTTATCAGTAGTAGCATTGCCCTTGGGATGGGAAAGAGCGAGTTTTTTACTGATTCGCTCTCTCGTATGTTTAATCGCCATGAATAGCTTTCTGTTAACCCTACCACCCCACAGTTTTGGCATCGCCCTGAAAAGTTTACCCGTACCCAGCGCATTAAAAGAAAATTTACTTTTGACTGGGCAATATTTAGAAATTTTGCTTTCAGAAGTAACACGTATGCAGCGTAGCGCCCAATTACGAGGACTAAAAGGTGCAGGTGGCTGGTTACGCTACGCTAGTTCCGCCATGATTGGCACTTTGTATATCCGTAGCTTGGAAAGAGCAGAAAGAGTCTATGCCGCAATGGTAATTCGCGGTTATAACGGTCAGTTACCCATAGATTTTACTTTTAAAGCCAAAGAACGGTTTGCCCTGATATTTGCTTGGGCGATCGCTGCTTTTTTTACCTTCACCTCCTATCTTTAA
- a CDS encoding energy-coupling factor ABC transporter permease, translating to MHIPDGFVSVPVAGATGLVSLAGLLFASGRSQTAFGIRRAPILGLTTAFIFAAQMINFPVAGGTSGHLLGGTLAAIVLGSPWAGSLCIATVLIIQAVLFADGGITALGANILNMAFIGVWVGWMLTQTLQRLFGGSKARLPLAAGIAAAVSVVVAAIACAIELVLSGTASIAVVPAMTGIHILIGIGEGLITGGVLTYLAKARPDLLPGEQQEFRGWLVPVVTIVLVAGALSLLASAWPDGLERVAEDLGFIKLGEEVRISVPTPLADYGIEGLGAIGTSIAGLLGAAVCFAAAFGIAKVVRPKNA from the coding sequence ATGCATATTCCTGATGGATTTGTGTCTGTGCCAGTCGCAGGCGCAACGGGTTTGGTAAGTTTGGCGGGACTGTTGTTTGCTAGTGGGCGATCGCAAACAGCTTTTGGTATTCGTCGCGCCCCCATTCTCGGTTTAACGACTGCTTTTATTTTTGCTGCCCAAATGATTAATTTCCCAGTAGCGGGGGGAACCAGTGGTCACTTGCTTGGCGGTACTTTAGCCGCGATTGTTTTAGGTAGCCCTTGGGCTGGCTCATTGTGCATTGCCACAGTCTTAATTATCCAAGCCGTGCTGTTTGCTGATGGTGGGATCACAGCCTTGGGAGCCAATATTCTGAACATGGCATTCATTGGCGTTTGGGTAGGCTGGATGTTAACCCAAACTTTGCAAAGATTATTTGGCGGCTCTAAAGCACGTTTACCTTTAGCGGCTGGTATAGCGGCTGCCGTGAGTGTCGTAGTAGCAGCGATCGCCTGTGCGATTGAGTTAGTCCTTTCTGGGACTGCATCCATAGCTGTTGTACCTGCTATGACAGGTATTCATATTTTAATTGGCATTGGTGAAGGCTTAATTACTGGCGGCGTATTAACTTATCTAGCCAAAGCCAGACCAGATTTGTTACCAGGAGAACAACAAGAATTTCGCGGTTGGTTAGTACCTGTTGTTACCATAGTCTTAGTCGCTGGTGCATTGTCATTGCTCGCCTCAGCTTGGCCTGATGGCTTAGAAAGAGTGGCAGAAGACTTAGGATTTATCAAACTAGGTGAAGAAGTCAGAATATCTGTACCGACACCATTAGCAGACTATGGTATTGAGGGTTTAGGAGCAATTGGAACAAGTATCGCCGGACTTTTGGGGGCTGCGGTGTGCTTTGCTGCTGCCTTTGGAATTGCCAAAGTAGTGAGACCAAAGAATGCTTAA
- a CDS encoding energy-coupling factor ABC transporter ATP-binding protein produces MQQSLLAFEQIHYTYPGTQQSVLNGITLQIPQGKRCALIGRNGCGKTTLFSLANGLYKPQQGCVYWQEKALQYDRKTLIQLRQKVGLVFQNPEQQLVASTVEEDISYGLCNLGLPIADIQQRVTQALVEFELTELAERPVHHLSLGQKKRVSLADVMVLRPELLLLDEPTAYLDRPQSRNLMAMLNKIYQSGTTILMASHDLDLVYCWSDWIFVMDAGRLILEGKPENIFSQREILESIELGLPPIYEIFITEELATKEHNSENFRQRILQLFC; encoded by the coding sequence ATGCAGCAGTCATTACTCGCGTTTGAACAAATACATTATACATATCCAGGTACACAACAATCAGTACTCAATGGCATCACACTACAAATTCCCCAAGGAAAAAGATGTGCCTTAATTGGCAGAAATGGTTGCGGTAAAACTACTCTATTCTCTTTAGCGAACGGTTTATATAAACCACAGCAAGGTTGTGTGTATTGGCAGGAAAAGGCACTACAATATGACCGTAAAACACTTATACAACTACGCCAGAAAGTTGGACTAGTCTTTCAAAATCCAGAGCAACAATTAGTAGCCTCTACTGTTGAAGAAGATATTTCTTATGGCTTATGTAATTTAGGATTACCAATAGCAGATATTCAACAACGAGTTACCCAAGCTTTAGTAGAATTTGAACTAACAGAATTAGCCGAAAGACCGGTACATCACCTGAGTTTAGGACAAAAAAAACGTGTCTCTTTAGCTGATGTCATGGTTTTAAGACCAGAGTTACTCTTACTAGATGAGCCAACAGCCTATCTCGACAGACCGCAAAGCCGTAACTTAATGGCCATGCTCAATAAAATTTATCAATCTGGAACCACAATACTCATGGCTAGTCATGACTTGGACTTAGTTTATTGCTGGTCAGACTGGATTTTTGTGATGGATGCAGGAAGGCTTATTTTAGAGGGAAAACCAGAAAATATTTTTTCTCAAAGGGAAATCCTTGAAAGTATAGAGTTAGGACTACCACCCATATATGAAATTTTCATCACAGAAGAACTAGCGACTAAAGAGCATAATTCAGAAAATTTCCGGCAGAGGATATTGCAGCTTTTTTGTTAA
- the cbiQ gene encoding cobalt ECF transporter T component CbiQ translates to MTLQIDTLAYTNKLRRLAPEQKLLLAIALLIITAFAHPLVQILIAIWMSIWTIFYAGIPAKVYLKLIYVAGFFWLTSLPALAINGVGISQLNLVQNDAIYGLNTGFYYLYISQHGLEQVWQIFTRAIASISCLYFVMLTIPFTDLLQTLRRYGFPVLLTDLLLLMYRFIFVLLNTASDLWTAQQARSGYSTFSLSMKSLSLLISQLFQRTLEKYQQISLSLVSRGFNGEFQVWHPCRYRLSKRYATEAIIGCFLLIILEWNLHLIK, encoded by the coding sequence ATGACCTTACAAATAGATACCCTGGCTTATACTAATAAATTGCGGCGATTAGCACCAGAGCAGAAATTGTTGTTGGCGATCGCCTTACTCATTATCACAGCTTTTGCCCATCCACTGGTACAAATATTAATTGCTATTTGGATGAGTATTTGGACGATATTTTATGCAGGTATTCCCGCCAAGGTTTATTTGAAGTTAATTTATGTCGCAGGTTTTTTCTGGTTAACTAGTTTACCTGCTTTGGCAATTAATGGAGTAGGAATTTCTCAGTTAAATTTAGTGCAGAATGATGCCATATATGGGTTAAATACTGGCTTTTATTATTTATATATTAGTCAGCATGGACTTGAACAAGTGTGGCAGATTTTCACACGAGCGATCGCCTCTATTTCTTGCTTATATTTCGTCATGTTAACTATCCCCTTTACAGACTTACTACAAACTTTACGGCGTTATGGATTCCCTGTACTGCTCACAGATTTATTATTATTAATGTACCGATTTATTTTCGTTCTATTAAATACAGCCTCAGACTTATGGACTGCTCAACAAGCTCGTAGTGGTTACTCCACCTTTAGTCTGAGTATGAAAAGCTTATCGTTGTTGATTAGTCAATTGTTTCAACGCACCCTAGAAAAGTATCAACAAATATCCTTGAGCTTGGTATCAAGAGGCTTTAATGGGGAATTTCAAGTTTGGCATCCTTGTCGTTATCGCTTATCTAAACGCTATGCGACAGAAGCAATCATTGGATGCTTTTTATTGATAATTTTAGAATGGAATCTTCATCTTATCAAGTAA
- a CDS encoding energy-coupling factor ABC transporter substrate-binding protein yields the protein MNQSKPGISNWLLIGGVIALAILPLIFVRGAEFTGADGQAEKVISEVKPGYEPWFKPLFEPPSGEVESLLFSSQAALGAGIIGYAVGLYKGRSQQQRNKE from the coding sequence ATGAATCAATCTAAACCAGGTATTAGTAATTGGTTATTGATAGGCGGAGTCATCGCTTTAGCAATATTACCTTTAATCTTTGTGCGGGGTGCAGAATTTACAGGTGCAGATGGCCAAGCTGAAAAAGTCATTAGTGAGGTGAAGCCTGGATATGAACCTTGGTTTAAACCTTTATTTGAACCACCAAGTGGTGAAGTGGAAAGCTTATTATTCAGTTCACAAGCTGCTTTAGGCGCGGGGATTATTGGTTATGCAGTTGGTTTATATAAGGGACGTTCCCAACAGCAAAGGAATAAGGAATGA
- a CDS encoding energy-coupling factor ABC transporter permease — MGILSFYIIVSSSAPAYAMHIMEGYLPAGWAAFWWLVALPFMVLGVRSLTRITKANPELKLLLALAGAFTFVLSALKLPSVTGSCSHPTGTGLGAVLFGPLAMSVLGSLVLLFQALLLAHGGLTTLGANAFSMAIAGPFAAYWIYHLTIQLTGKQRIAIFLAATLADLLTYIITSVQLALAFPAPVGGFIASFAKFAGIFAITQIPLAISEGLLTVLVWNWLQSYSPQELQLLKLIQREPQSHESI, encoded by the coding sequence ATGGGGATTCTGAGCTTTTATATCATTGTTAGTTCATCTGCGCCAGCTTATGCGATGCACATTATGGAGGGCTACCTACCAGCAGGATGGGCAGCTTTTTGGTGGTTAGTAGCTTTACCGTTTATGGTTTTAGGAGTGCGATCGCTCACCCGCATCACCAAAGCCAACCCAGAACTAAAATTATTGTTAGCATTGGCGGGGGCTTTTACTTTCGTATTATCCGCTTTGAAATTGCCCTCTGTGACGGGTAGTTGTTCTCACCCGACAGGTACAGGCTTAGGGGCTGTGCTGTTCGGGCCTTTGGCGATGTCTGTTTTGGGTAGTCTAGTATTGTTGTTTCAAGCATTGTTGCTGGCCCACGGTGGTTTAACAACCTTGGGTGCAAACGCTTTTTCAATGGCGATCGCTGGCCCATTTGCCGCCTATTGGATATATCATCTGACAATCCAGTTAACTGGTAAGCAAAGAATCGCCATCTTTTTAGCAGCCACCTTAGCAGATTTGCTAACCTACATTATTACTTCCGTCCAACTAGCCTTAGCCTTTCCCGCACCAGTGGGCGGATTTATCGCCTCATTCGCCAAATTTGCTGGTATTTTTGCCATTACTCAAATCCCTCTAGCCATTAGTGAAGGATTATTGACTGTCTTAGTATGGAACTGGCTACAATCCTATTCACCGCAAGAACTCCAACTGCTGAAATTAATCCAAAGGGAACCTCAAAGCCATGAATCAATCTAA
- a CDS encoding multicopper oxidase domain-containing protein: MPNNFTLGKKEFWSRRQLLKLGLGSVGVAGAAALWQTLNSQNKSIVRVPQVEMDAADNVAQPMRMLREFDYGTLKQENGRTIREFQLTAGTSVIQLNSAVSYNIWDLNGRIPGPTLRAKQGDRIRVLFHNQAGHSHSLHFHGVHPAEMDGVRPVSNNSATIYEFDAEPYGVHLYHCHIEPVTRHIAKGLYGMFIIDPPTPRPPADEIVLVMAGYDVDDNNHNDFYAFNGLPHHYMHNPIQIYQNQLIRLYVLNIIEYDPAVTFHLHANFFDVYRYGMSMKASEKTDVITMGVAERHILEFAFRYPGKYMFHPHQDAIAENGCMGQFEVVANNNQNHST, from the coding sequence ATGCCCAATAATTTTACGCTGGGTAAAAAAGAATTTTGGAGTCGTCGTCAATTGCTCAAGCTGGGGTTGGGTAGTGTTGGCGTGGCTGGTGCAGCTGCGCTTTGGCAGACATTGAACTCACAAAATAAGTCTATCGTCAGAGTGCCGCAAGTGGAAATGGATGCAGCTGACAATGTTGCTCAACCCATGCGGATGTTGAGAGAATTTGATTATGGGACGCTCAAGCAAGAAAATGGGCGGACTATTCGAGAATTCCAGTTAACTGCCGGTACTTCAGTTATTCAACTCAATAGTGCTGTATCTTACAACATCTGGGATCTTAATGGTCGCATACCGGGGCCGACACTCAGGGCAAAACAAGGCGATCGCATCCGGGTATTATTTCACAACCAAGCTGGACATTCCCATTCTTTACATTTTCATGGGGTTCATCCAGCCGAAATGGATGGTGTCCGTCCCGTGAGTAATAATAGTGCCACCATTTATGAGTTTGATGCTGAACCTTATGGGGTTCATTTATACCACTGCCATATTGAACCTGTTACCCGTCACATCGCCAAAGGTTTATATGGAATGTTTATCATTGATCCGCCGACACCCCGTCCCCCGGCTGATGAGATCGTGCTGGTGATGGCTGGCTATGACGTGGATGATAATAACCATAATGATTTTTACGCCTTCAACGGACTACCGCATCACTATATGCACAATCCGATTCAGATTTACCAAAATCAATTGATTCGGCTGTATGTCCTCAATATCATTGAATATGACCCAGCTGTAACCTTTCATCTCCATGCCAACTTCTTTGATGTCTATCGTTATGGCATGAGTATGAAGGCGAGTGAGAAAACTGATGTAATCACGATGGGAGTTGCAGAACGGCACATTTTAGAGTTTGCGTTTCGCTATCCAGGTAAGTATATGTTCCATCCTCATCAAGATGCGATCGCTGAAAATGGTTGTATGGGTCAATTTGAAGTTGTTGCTAATAATAATCAAAATCATTCTACTTGA
- a CDS encoding ComEA family DNA-binding protein, whose translation MVKSRYICLAVAACVIVSLSSCTGGTPTAENSQPANSNSATQTTEAVNHSSHGSKAKININTAILSELDKFESKLGVPALSNKIQGSRPYGSPEDLVSKKVITQEQFDQIKEMVTVQEVVLTGEAKDVDYMTKLGLMKGHLLVAQELLDQNQPKQAEPHIGHPVEEIYVDVEEQLNERKVKEFKTTLVSLQDLVKSKPKDAKVKTDFTASVESVDGAIATLPAAQRSKPGFVLQVINGLLDAANSEYGAAIADGKIAAAIEYQDSRGFIVYANELYQGISPQVAPANPEADKAINASLTELIKVWPAAIPPATPVKTPEEVTKLVKTIELNSQKVIDQSSTQAQK comes from the coding sequence ATGGTTAAATCTCGCTATATCTGTTTGGCTGTTGCAGCTTGCGTCATTGTTTCCCTGAGTTCTTGTACTGGAGGTACACCAACAGCCGAAAATTCACAGCCAGCGAATAGTAATTCTGCTACCCAAACGACGGAAGCTGTCAACCATAGCAGTCATGGTAGTAAAGCCAAAATTAATATCAATACTGCTATCTTGTCAGAATTGGATAAGTTTGAGTCCAAGTTAGGTGTACCCGCATTATCCAACAAAATTCAAGGCAGTCGTCCCTACGGTAGTCCAGAGGATTTAGTTAGCAAGAAAGTGATTACTCAAGAACAGTTCGACCAAATTAAAGAGATGGTGACTGTGCAAGAAGTGGTGTTAACGGGTGAAGCCAAAGATGTTGACTACATGACCAAATTGGGTTTGATGAAGGGACATCTTTTGGTAGCGCAAGAATTACTAGATCAAAATCAGCCAAAACAGGCAGAACCTCATATAGGACACCCTGTTGAAGAGATTTATGTTGATGTAGAAGAGCAGCTGAATGAGCGCAAAGTTAAAGAATTTAAGACCACTTTGGTTAGTTTGCAAGATTTAGTCAAATCTAAACCAAAGGATGCCAAGGTAAAAACTGATTTTACCGCTTCTGTGGAGTCAGTTGATGGAGCGATCGCCACTTTACCAGCAGCACAACGCAGCAAACCCGGATTTGTCCTACAGGTGATTAACGGCTTGTTGGATGCAGCTAACTCCGAATATGGGGCGGCGATCGCAGATGGTAAAATTGCGGCAGCGATCGAATATCAAGATTCTCGTGGTTTTATTGTCTACGCCAACGAATTGTATCAAGGAATTTCCCCTCAAGTAGCGCCAGCCAACCCAGAAGCAGACAAAGCCATTAACGCTAGTCTTACAGAACTGATAAAAGTCTGGCCAGCAGCCATTCCACCAGCGACACCAGTAAAAACTCCCGAAGAAGTTACAAAACTGGTAAAAACCATTGAGCTAAACTCGCAAAAAGTTATCGACCAATCAAGCACTCAGGCACAAAAATAG
- a CDS encoding ferritin-like domain-containing protein: MQELDQNKAIDLLNAIMEFELAGVVRYTHYSLMVTGPNRLPIVAFFKAQASESLLHAQQVGEILTGLDGHPTLRIAPMEETYKHSVKDILQESLNHERKALEMYKSLLDTVANASIYLEEFARSMIGQEELHNLELKKMLRDFI; this comes from the coding sequence ATGCAAGAGCTTGACCAAAATAAGGCCATTGACCTACTCAACGCCATCATGGAATTTGAACTCGCTGGCGTAGTGCGCTATACACATTATTCCTTGATGGTAACCGGCCCTAATCGCCTTCCCATAGTTGCTTTTTTCAAAGCACAAGCCAGTGAATCTCTACTTCATGCCCAACAAGTGGGAGAAATTCTCACAGGATTAGATGGACATCCCACCCTGAGAATTGCCCCAATGGAAGAAACCTACAAGCATTCAGTCAAGGATATCCTACAAGAAAGCTTGAACCATGAGAGAAAAGCACTGGAAATGTATAAATCTTTGTTAGATACTGTAGCCAATGCCAGTATTTATCTAGAAGAATTTGCCCGCAGCATGATTGGACAAGAAGAGTTACACAATCTCGAATTGAAAAAAATGCTACGAGATTTTATCTAA
- a CDS encoding FTR1 family iron permease — protein sequence MNFSTALPTFVITLREGVEAALVVGIVLALLKKAKQSRLNPWVYAGVAVGIVISALIGVLFTWVIKAVGAANPQYTVVVEPMLEGVFSVLAIAMLSWMLIWMTKQARFMKAQVEGAVTDALTQNSNAGWGVFSLILVAVVREGFETVLFIAANFQQGLIPTIGALAGLATATAIGVLLFKLGVKIDIRQFFQVMGVLLVLIVAGLVVSALKHFDDAVANLALSSRASENLCFYYQHFTKIHSCILGPLVWNTEQILPDEQFPGVILKSLFGYRQHLYIVEAVGYLLFLVTVGGLYFRSLTGGSPKSSKKISVAQR from the coding sequence ATGAACTTTAGTACTGCTCTACCTACTTTTGTTATTACACTCCGAGAAGGAGTAGAAGCCGCCTTAGTTGTTGGTATTGTCTTAGCTTTGCTCAAAAAGGCTAAACAATCCCGTCTCAACCCTTGGGTGTATGCTGGTGTCGCCGTTGGTATCGTTATCAGTGCGCTAATTGGTGTGCTATTCACTTGGGTAATTAAAGCAGTTGGAGCCGCTAATCCTCAATACACGGTGGTAGTGGAACCGATGTTAGAAGGCGTGTTTAGTGTGTTGGCGATCGCTATGCTCAGTTGGATGCTAATCTGGATGACAAAGCAAGCCAGATTCATGAAAGCGCAAGTCGAAGGAGCTGTTACAGACGCACTTACCCAAAACTCAAATGCTGGCTGGGGTGTTTTTAGCTTAATTCTCGTTGCCGTTGTCCGTGAAGGTTTTGAAACAGTATTATTCATCGCCGCCAATTTTCAGCAAGGACTTATACCGACAATAGGCGCTCTGGCGGGTTTGGCAACAGCAACAGCTATTGGTGTACTTTTATTTAAATTAGGCGTTAAAATTGATATCCGCCAATTCTTCCAAGTGATGGGCGTTTTATTAGTATTAATTGTTGCCGGATTAGTTGTTTCCGCCTTAAAACATTTTGACGATGCTGTAGCCAACTTAGCTCTTAGCAGCCGCGCCTCAGAAAATCTTTGTTTTTATTACCAACATTTTACTAAAATTCACTCTTGTATTTTAGGGCCTCTGGTTTGGAATACTGAGCAAATATTACCCGATGAACAGTTTCCTGGTGTAATTCTCAAGTCCTTATTTGGCTACAGACAACACCTGTATATTGTAGAAGCAGTGGGATATCTCTTATTTTTAGTAACTGTTGGTGGTTTGTATTTCCGCAGTTTAACTGGCGGTTCCCCCAAATCTAGTAAAAAGATATCAGTTGCCCAAAGATAA
- a CDS encoding ABC transporter substrate-binding protein, translated as MLRRWILSTFAILLSIILTACNTTNTRQPQAQATQSITTTNTPSQELAKLSAKRVVTLSSLTTDIIFQLDKTKLVGIAGSSLFKNDPRFQDIPRISEGQSPPNLEKIVALKPDLVIGAEGFSNQPIQRLQQLGIPTLLTQVNTWKSLEEITAKLAQLIDVNPQPLLERYQSFLADRPGTNTPILVLVSSQPILAPNKNSWAGDLLEKFQVKNLAAELQGKSPIAGYVTLSAEKVLEANPEAVVLITPPQGGSKTEVLASFKKESFWQKLPATKNNRVYVFDYYGLVNPGSIDAIKQACEQIKKDLLG; from the coding sequence ATGCTCCGTCGCTGGATATTATCTACTTTTGCAATTTTATTGAGCATAATTTTAACTGCGTGTAATACTACAAATACTCGGCAGCCACAAGCACAAGCTACGCAAAGTATTACAACAACTAATACTCCATCTCAAGAATTAGCAAAATTATCCGCCAAAAGAGTTGTTACACTCTCTTCTCTAACCACAGATATCATTTTTCAACTGGATAAAACAAAGCTTGTAGGTATTGCTGGTAGTTCATTATTTAAAAATGACCCCCGTTTCCAAGATATACCTCGTATCAGCGAAGGTCAAAGTCCTCCCAATTTGGAAAAAATTGTGGCACTTAAGCCTGATTTAGTTATTGGTGCAGAAGGTTTTTCTAATCAGCCAATTCAAAGACTCCAACAATTAGGTATTCCCACCTTACTTACTCAAGTAAATACATGGAAGTCGTTGGAAGAGATTACAGCAAAACTGGCTCAGTTAATTGATGTTAATCCCCAACCTTTGTTAGAACGTTATCAAAGTTTTCTAGCGGATAGGCCAGGAACAAATACCCCTATTTTAGTTCTGGTTAGTAGTCAACCAATTTTAGCTCCAAATAAGAATAGTTGGGCTGGGGATTTACTAGAAAAATTCCAAGTAAAAAATTTAGCAGCAGAACTGCAAGGAAAAAGCCCAATTGCTGGTTATGTAACTCTTTCGGCTGAGAAAGTTTTAGAAGCTAATCCAGAAGCGGTTGTTCTGATTACCCCTCCTCAAGGTGGTTCAAAAACAGAAGTTTTAGCTTCCTTCAAAAAAGAGAGTTTTTGGCAAAAACTACCCGCGACTAAGAATAATCGAGTCTATGTTTTTGACTATTATGGGTTGGTGAATCCGGGTAGTATAGATGCGATAAAGCAGGCTTGTGAGCAGATTAAAAAAGATTTGTTGGGGTAA
- a CDS encoding dihydrolipoyl dehydrogenase family protein encodes MTIDYDVVIIGGSLTGRYAALTATQMGAKVALVESQQNNSLIIHQAIGEIANLTQNLHNLASCGIDAVHVDTSEKCQISLALSSAQGIAANVQEQMSLAHLSAQGVDVIVDSGQFQSSPHLAFAVTHRLLRGRTYLLASGSLPAIPKIEGLQTTDYLTPANIWQYLYKQHSQFSELPHNWVIIGGTPQSIEISQTLARLGCNITLVVKSPHLLPQLDPEIAQFLQAQLEVDGVRVLTQKMVTQVKRIDNKKWVQAGEKAIETDEILIAIGHKPNIESFNLPEVGVKWHQHRLLVNDKLQTTNHRIYACGDVIGGYDFPNIANHEARIALNNALFFPRWQVNYQNIPWAILSYPVLAQVGLTDIQAKHQFSQQEVIVLRHYYKSIAAAQLRNEITGICKLVVLRNGKILGATIFGTEARELINLIALAMSQNIPVKHLGNLSVVYPSFSEILEQTARNFSQQRFNSNTVWQDWLEGFFYLRRNWNL; translated from the coding sequence ATGACTATTGATTACGATGTCGTGATTATTGGCGGCAGTCTCACAGGACGCTATGCCGCCCTCACTGCCACCCAAATGGGGGCGAAAGTGGCATTGGTGGAATCTCAGCAAAATAATAGTTTGATTATTCACCAAGCTATAGGGGAAATTGCCAACCTAACCCAAAATTTGCACAATTTGGCTAGCTGTGGCATCGATGCTGTACACGTTGATACTTCCGAAAAGTGCCAAATTTCCTTAGCATTGTCTTCGGCTCAAGGCATTGCCGCTAACGTCCAAGAACAAATGTCTCTTGCTCACTTGTCAGCCCAAGGAGTCGATGTCATTGTTGACAGTGGACAATTCCAAAGCTCACCCCATTTAGCATTTGCCGTAACTCATCGCCTACTACGCGGACGCACTTACCTACTCGCCAGTGGTTCCCTACCAGCAATCCCCAAAATTGAAGGACTGCAAACTACCGACTACCTGACACCAGCAAATATTTGGCAATATTTATACAAACAACATTCTCAATTTTCTGAACTACCCCACAATTGGGTAATTATTGGTGGTACTCCTCAAAGCATCGAAATATCACAAACTCTAGCAAGACTGGGTTGTAATATCACTTTGGTAGTTAAATCTCCTCATCTGCTACCTCAGCTTGACCCAGAAATTGCTCAGTTCCTTCAAGCACAGTTAGAAGTCGATGGTGTGCGCGTCCTGACTCAAAAAATGGTGACACAAGTCAAACGAATCGACAATAAAAAATGGGTTCAGGCAGGAGAAAAAGCCATTGAAACTGATGAGATTCTCATAGCAATTGGACACAAACCAAATATTGAATCTTTCAATTTGCCAGAAGTAGGAGTGAAATGGCATCAACATCGTTTACTAGTCAATGACAAACTACAAACCACCAATCACAGAATTTATGCTTGTGGTGATGTTATCGGTGGTTACGATTTCCCTAACATAGCTAATCACGAAGCCCGAATTGCTTTGAACAATGCTCTGTTTTTTCCCAGATGGCAAGTTAATTACCAAAACATTCCTTGGGCGATACTATCCTATCCAGTCTTAGCGCAGGTTGGTTTGACAGATATTCAAGCAAAACATCAATTTAGTCAACAAGAAGTTATAGTTTTACGGCATTACTATAAATCCATAGCAGCAGCCCAACTGAGAAATGAAATTACGGGTATTTGTAAATTAGTTGTGCTACGCAACGGCAAAATTTTAGGAGCTACTATATTTGGTACGGAAGCCAGAGAGTTAATTAATCTCATTGCTTTGGCAATGTCCCAAAACATTCCGGTGAAACACTTAGGTAATTTATCTGTTGTCTATCCGAGTTTCTCTGAAATTTTAGAACAAACAGCACGAAACTTCAGCCAACAGAGGTTCAACAGCAACACAGTTTGGCAAGACTGGTTAGAGGGTTTCTTTTATCTGCGCCGTAACTGGAATTTGTGA